One Falco biarmicus isolate bFalBia1 chromosome 13, bFalBia1.pri, whole genome shotgun sequence genomic region harbors:
- the CLDN1 gene encoding claudin-1 yields MASGGLQLLGFVLAFLGWIGIIISTAMPQWKMASYAGDNIVTAQALYEGLWMSCAMQSTGQIQCKVYDSLLKLESSLQATRALMVAAILLGLVAVFVAVTGMKCMKCMEDDQVKKMRMAVFGGVIFIISGLAALVATSWYGNRVARAFYDPFTPVNTRFEFGSALFIGWAAASLAMLGGAFLCCSCPRRETSYPPSRGYPKNAPSTGKDYV; encoded by the exons ATGGCCAGCGGGGgactgcagctgctgggcttcGTGCTGGCCTTCCTGGGCTGGATCGGCATCATCATCAGCACCGCCATGCCCCAGTGGAAGATGGCATCCTACGCGGGGGACAACATCGTCACGGCCCAGGCGCTCTACGAGGGGCTGTGGATGTCGTGCGCCATGCAGAGCACGGGGCAGATCCAGTGCAAGGTGTACGACTCGCTGCTCAAGCTGGAGA GCAGTCTGCAGGCCACTCGGGCTTTGATGGTGGCTGCAATACTCCTGGGACTTGTTGCTGTATTTGTTGCTGTGACTGGCATGAAATGCATGAAGTGCATGGAAGATGACCAGGTGAAGAAGATGCGGATGGCTGTTTTTGGTGGGGTGATCTTCATCATTTCAG GTTTGGCAGCACTGGTGGCCACATCATGGTACGGCAACAGAGTGGCTCGGGCCTTTTATGACCCTTTTACTCCTGTCAACACCAG ATTTGAGTTTGGATCAGCTCTCTTCATCGGCTGGGCAGCTGCTTCTCTGGCCATGCTGGGGGGggccttcctctgctgctcctgtccACGGAGAGAAACTTCATATCCACCCAGCCGAGGCTACCCAAAAAATGCCCCCTCCACAGGGAAGGATTATGTATAA